Proteins from one Vibrio pomeroyi genomic window:
- a CDS encoding sigma-70 family RNA polymerase sigma factor gives MNNDSFAAFQGLTDDTPIKESFSANAEPYAHYLKDIVGIDLLSREDELYYAKLNRAGDKQARDVMIESNLRLVVKIAKSYLKRKGNNFTLLDLIEEGNIGLIKAIDKYDPEPGYRFSTYAVWWIRENIEAALMNKGRTVRLPAHVCKEINSLASKKLDVSKKMSKEVSISELSNSSGVKAERVDQLVALSGFIDVTTTVGISHAPLVLEQCESEYIPDPQQDCEDQSFTHALEEIINTLPPKLQKVLIHRFGFFDNKVKTLSEVGQMLDVNVSNERVRQMQKEAVERIQKRLKFDGWV, from the coding sequence ATGAACAATGACAGTTTTGCTGCGTTTCAGGGGCTCACGGATGACACACCCATTAAAGAATCATTTTCTGCCAACGCAGAACCTTATGCTCACTATCTAAAGGATATTGTGGGCATTGATCTGTTGTCGCGTGAAGATGAACTTTATTACGCGAAATTAAATCGTGCGGGAGATAAACAAGCGCGCGACGTAATGATCGAATCCAACTTGCGACTTGTTGTAAAAATCGCGAAAAGTTACCTAAAGCGTAAAGGCAACAACTTCACGCTGCTAGACCTTATCGAAGAAGGCAATATTGGTCTCATTAAGGCGATTGATAAATACGATCCAGAACCTGGTTATCGTTTTTCGACCTATGCCGTTTGGTGGATTCGTGAAAACATTGAAGCCGCTTTAATGAACAAAGGACGTACTGTCCGCTTACCTGCTCATGTCTGTAAAGAGATTAATAGCCTTGCCTCAAAGAAACTCGATGTCAGCAAAAAGATGAGCAAAGAGGTCTCAATCTCTGAGCTATCGAACAGCTCTGGCGTAAAAGCTGAGCGTGTCGATCAACTGGTCGCATTAAGCGGGTTTATTGACGTAACAACAACAGTAGGCATCAGCCATGCTCCGCTCGTGTTAGAACAATGCGAAAGCGAATACATCCCCGACCCTCAACAAGACTGTGAAGATCAATCATTCACACACGCGCTTGAAGAGATCATCAACACACTGCCACCAAAGTTGCAGAAGGTGCTCATTCATCGTTTCGGCTTCTTCGACAACAAAGTAAAAACGTTATCCGAGGTTGGACAAATGTTGGATGTGAATGTGTCGAATGAGCGAGTTAGACAGATGCAGAAAGAAGCCGTCGAGAGAATTCAAAAGCGACTTAAATTCGATGGTTGGGTCTAA